The genomic DNA CGAGGGCCAGGCCCAGCGTGTAAATCATGCCGGGCAGGTAGAAGTCCTTGGCGTTGCCCGTCATCATCGCGAAGACCACACCGAAGGCGACGCCGAAGACCCCGCTGAAGGCGTGCTTGACGGTGTCCTTGCGGATCAGCCGTACGGCGACGAGGACCAGGGACACAGCCACGGCCGCGATGGCGGAGGTGTGCAGGTCCTTGTTGATGGTGAAGATCGTGACGAAGAGCAGCCCGGGCAGGACTGTCTCCACCATCCCGCGGATACCGCCGAAGGCCTCGAAGAGTGCGGCTTCGGTGACCGCCTTCGCGTCGGCCTCCTGCTGGTCGGTGCGGTCCGTATCGGGTGTCGGCTTGTCGAGAGACGTCACCGGCTACTCCTTGCCGAGCGGTCGGAGTTCGTATTTGGGGTTGAACAGCACCCGGCGCCCGTGGCTCATGGCGATCCGGCCGGAGGCGATGAGCTTACGGCCCGGCTCTATGCCCACGATGGAACGCCGGCCCAGCCAGACCACGTCCAGCGGGGCGGTGCCGTCGAAGAGCTCCGCTTCCAGGGCGGGCACTCCGGCGCGCGGCCGCAGGGTGACGGTCCGCAAGGTACCAGTCACCTTGACGATCTGGCGGTCGTTGCATTCGGAGATCCGCGTGCATCCCGATGCCTGCGAGTCCTCCTGCAGCTCCTCCGATTCCAGGTCTTGCTGGGAGCTGGACAGCCGGTCGAGCATCCGACGGAAGCGGCCGGACGGCCGCTCCGCCTTCTCGGAACGAGGGACAGCACTCATACCCGAAGGGTACCGGGCCAGGGTGCTCCGGGCAGGTGTCCGTTCTCTCACCCTGACGGGCGACTCACGACGGAGCGAAGCTGACGACCGTCCGCCGCACGCACAGTGCTCAGCCGCGTTCGAAGCGGTAACCCATGCCCGGTTCGGTGACGAAGTGCCGGGGGTGCGAGGGGTCGGTCTCCAGCTTGCGCCGAAGCTGGGCCATGTAGACCCGCAGATAGTTGGTCTCGGTGCCGTACGAAGGCCCCCACACCTCCTGCAGCAGCTGCTTCTGGCTGACCAGTCGGCCGCTGTTGCGGACCAGCACCTCCAGCAGATGCCACTCGGTCGGGGTGAGCCGCACGTCGCGTCCCTCGCGTTGGACCTTCTTCGCCGCCAGGTCGACGGTGAACCCCTCGGTCTCGACCATCACGATGTCGTCGGCGCCGTCCTGGCCGACCGGTTCGGCCCGCCGGACCGAGGCACGCAGCCGGGCCAGCAGCTCGTCCATGCCGAACGGCTTGGTGACGTAGTCGTCGGCTCCCGCGTCCAGGGCCTCGACCTTCTCGTCGGAGGTGTGGCGGGCGGAGAGCACCAGGATGGGCACCCGGGTCCAGCCGCGCAGCCCCCTGATCACCTCCACGCCGTCCATGTCCGGCAGTCCGAGGTCGAGGACGACGACATCGGGGTGACGCGCGGCGGCGAGCTGGAGTGCCGTCGCGCCGTCGGGCGCCGCGTCCACCTCGTACTTGCGCGCCTTCAGATTGATCACGAGGGCGCGTACGATCTGCGGCTCGTCGTCGACCACAAGCACCCGGGTCATCGGGAACCTGCCTTTCTGCTGTACGGAATTGCTGCGGGGAGCACTACGGGTATCACCGCCGCGATCATGAGACGGCCTGTGCGGGCAGATCGGTACCGGTCGGAACGTATCCCGACACCGCCTTGAGCGTCAGGACCATGGTCATGCCACCACCGGGGGTGTCCTCGGCGCCGAGGGTGCCGCCCATGGACTCCACGAAGCCGCGGGCGACGGCGAGCCCGAGGCCGACTCCGGCGCCGCGCGGGGCGTCGCCGTAGCGCTGGAAGGGCTCGAAGATCCGCTCCTTGCCCTCGTCGGGGACGCCGGGACCGCGGTCGGCCACCCGGAGCTCGACCCGGGCGCCGAGCGCGCTGGCGGCCACGGTGACGCGCTCTCCGTCGGGGCTGTACTTGACGGCGTTCTCGACGATGTTCGCGACGGCGCGCTCCAGCAGCCCCGGGTCGACGGCGACCATCGGCAGCGTCTCGGGGATGTCCAGGTCGACGCTGCCCTCCGGTACGCCTCCGAGCGCCATCGGGACCACCTCGTCGAGGTCGATCTCGCGGATCAGCGGGGTGACGGTGCCGGTCTGCAGCCTCGACATGTCGAGGAGGTTGCCGACCAGATGGTCGAGCCGGTCGGCGCCGTTCTCGATGCCTTCGAGGAGCTCCGCCTCGTCCGCCTCCGACCAGGCCACGTCGTCGGAGCGCAGCGAGGTGACGGCGGCCTTGATGGCGGAGAGCGGGGTCCGCAGATCGTGGCTGACGGCGGCGAGGAGCGCGGTCCTTATCCGGTTCCCCTCGGCGAGCCGCCGCGCCTCCTCCGCCTCCCCGACCAGGCGCTGCCGGTCGAGTACGACGGCGGCCTGGGCGGCGAACGCACCGAGCACCCGGCGGTCCTCGGCGGGCAGCACCCGGCCGGAGAGCGCGAGCGCCATGTGGTCGCCGACGGGCATGTCCACATCGGCGTCCTCGGGGCGGGAGACGGGCGCAGGGCCGACACTGCCCGCACAGGTCCACGGGTCGACGTCGCTGCGCCGCTCCAGGAGCGCCACGGACTCCATGGCGAAGGTCTCGCGGACCCGGTCCAGCAGGGCGTCCAGTGTGGTCTCGCCGCGCAGAACGCTGCCGGCCAGGAAGGACAGTATCTCGGACTCGGCGCGCAGTCGGGCCGCCTGATGGGTACGCCGGGCCGCCAGGTCGACGACGGAGGCCACCGCCACCGCGACCGCGAAGAAGATCACGATGGCGACGAAGTTCCTCGGGTCCTGCACCGTGAGGGTGTGGGTCGGCGGGGTGAACCAGTAGTTCAGCAGCAGCGAGCCGACGGCCGCGGACGCGAGGGCGGGCAGCAGCCCGCCGAGCAGGGCCGCGGCGACCGTCAGGAAGAGGAAGAGCAGGACGTCGTTGGCGAGCCCCGGACCGTTCGTCATGCTGGTCAGGAGCAGCGTGAGCAGGACCGGACCGCCGACCCCGGTCAACCAGCCCCAGATGATCCGGGCCCGGCCGAGCCGGGCGCCGCGGGCGATCGGGAGTCCGCGGCCCTTGGCGACCTCGTCGTGCGTGACGATG from Streptomyces sp. NBC_01707 includes the following:
- a CDS encoding OB-fold nucleic acid binding domain-containing protein, with translation MSAVPRSEKAERPSGRFRRMLDRLSSSQQDLESEELQEDSQASGCTRISECNDRQIVKVTGTLRTVTLRPRAGVPALEAELFDGTAPLDVVWLGRRSIVGIEPGRKLIASGRIAMSHGRRVLFNPKYELRPLGKE
- a CDS encoding ATP-binding protein, which translates into the protein MARGKLRIYLGAAPGVGKTYAMLSEAHRRVERGTDCVVGFVEHHDRPRTEVMLHGLEQVPRRAIDYRDTVFTEMDVDAVLERRPAVALVDELAHTNVPGSRNAKRWQDVEELLQAGIDVVSTVNIQHLESLGDVVESITGVRQRETVPDEVVRRADQIELVDMSPQALRRRMAHGNIYKPDRIDASLSNYFRPGNLTALRELALLWVADRVDEYLQQYRGEHNISTTWQARERIVVGLTGGPEGRTLIRRASRMAAKGSGGEILAVYIARSDGLTSASPKELTAQRTLVEDLGGTFHHVIGDDIPSALLAFARGVNATQIVLGSSRRKAWQYIYGPGVGATVARESGPDLDVHIVTHDEVAKGRGLPIARGARLGRARIIWGWLTGVGGPVLLTLLLTSMTNGPGLANDVLLFLFLTVAAALLGGLLPALASAAVGSLLLNYWFTPPTHTLTVQDPRNFVAIVIFFAVAVAVASVVDLAARRTHQAARLRAESEILSFLAGSVLRGETTLDALLDRVRETFAMESVALLERRSDVDPWTCAGSVGPAPVSRPEDADVDMPVGDHMALALSGRVLPAEDRRVLGAFAAQAAVVLDRQRLVGEAEEARRLAEGNRIRTALLAAVSHDLRTPLSAIKAAVTSLRSDDVAWSEADEAELLEGIENGADRLDHLVGNLLDMSRLQTGTVTPLIREIDLDEVVPMALGGVPEGSVDLDIPETLPMVAVDPGLLERAVANIVENAVKYSPDGERVTVAASALGARVELRVADRGPGVPDEGKERIFEPFQRYGDAPRGAGVGLGLAVARGFVESMGGTLGAEDTPGGGMTMVLTLKAVSGYVPTGTDLPAQAVS
- a CDS encoding response regulator, with amino-acid sequence MTRVLVVDDEPQIVRALVINLKARKYEVDAAPDGATALQLAAARHPDVVVLDLGLPDMDGVEVIRGLRGWTRVPILVLSARHTSDEKVEALDAGADDYVTKPFGMDELLARLRASVRRAEPVGQDGADDIVMVETEGFTVDLAAKKVQREGRDVRLTPTEWHLLEVLVRNSGRLVSQKQLLQEVWGPSYGTETNYLRVYMAQLRRKLETDPSHPRHFVTEPGMGYRFERG